From the Lathyrus oleraceus cultivar Zhongwan6 chromosome 3, CAAS_Psat_ZW6_1.0, whole genome shotgun sequence genome, the window aaatgtgacaacaacactagtgccataaaccttactaaaaatcctgttttacactcatgcactaaacacatagagattagacatcactttcttcgcgatcatgttgaaaaagaagacgttgtatttgagcatgttgatactaaaaaccagcttgctgacattttcactaaacctttggcaacggaaccgttcttcaacattcgtcgtgaattagggatcttagatctctctccattgttgtcttaagcatgtttgttcttatctatattatgcctcaccttggttgatgatatttgttttagatttcatttatacctcacaaggttacatcaacagaggtaatatcactcctttctatatctcttttagaactatgtgattgtgtatgttagaacaaaattccttattttcgtttatgtgaatttctttgcatatattgtttgaacattaatatctgatttgtgaattatacttgggcatcattatcatgacatacttcataatgcataaccatactgcataaaaattaattaaaatttggtttggttcagtatgtatcgattcattcgtcgtttgtatcgatacatagaccctttaaaaacaaaaatgcgtgacatggatcgatccattcccatatgcatcgacacatactgattggtatttggattaaatgcattttatttcactcATGGATCTACACATCAACAATTCTTATCACATCTTCTCACAAACCATCATTAAACcacattaaaccatcatcatttcatttcactgcatttcattgcatgttgcttgtgttttttttctttcagattagttgcaccttatatgtcttggcttatgtaatttttaaatactttctactagttaaatgcttatttccttctgcttacttctggtgttattgcccttatttgtcattctttgtgagtaattctttactttttaagcttccttctctgtgattgttagcttctttatcatttttgttgtgtcctgctacaacatgttgccttgataaaactgttttgttcttctttttgatgttgacaaagggggagaaatgcagatgttgacagatatgcacaaactcagggggagtatcacacatcttgctaaaaatttgccatcatcaaaaagggggagtttgtgagcaaattctttactttgaataagttttgaatgatagcaaattgtgtgatcattgtctaattgttagttgtgcattattttacatgtttcatttgtgtttttagcctatactattgtttcgtgtctatacataaagatccacattgatacatttcttaaaagaactcataaaaactgttttgtgtcagtatgtatcgatacatgttcatctgcatcgatacataaatttgttttaaatcacaaaacgtttttgcttcagtatgtatcgatacatacgagctttgtatcgatacatgcttagttaaaatgttctatggatcgatacatacgagctttgtatcgatacatgcttagttaaaatgttctatgtatcgatacatacgagctttgtatcgatacatgcttgtattaattctctaaaattaatcaaagctacagtatgtatcgatgcataatcttttgtatcaatacataattctgttttgtctactaacagcttctgtctttcacatataagaagtattttgacagctcAGTTAATAGCACGAATTCAGAAGtgaaaaacagttgaacacaaatcaaatgagtgtgtagcagcaattgttttgagcagttagaaacctgaaagagacttcatcttcttcatcttctcaatctcttttcttcaagaacatcaacacataatcattcttgttctttggattaaaggatcaacgagataacgttcagtggaacgatcaaggatctagctgaggtgttcagtggaacgatcgaggatctagctgagttgaaggttgaagggggtttcgaggaaaaaccaaatggtttgtccttcaagaactggagtgttcttgcgggtttgttagtcacgtttgcagaacagatccagccgcagcgtagggtttggaaattgggtaatttcgcaaacaggtagtggaaccggtgaattgtttgcaatttcttgcaggaaattcttgatcgagctcagatcaagtggaggttttatacaagaagaatatcttgggatttagatttctgtctttgtattgtaaccttgcatcaacgaattcggcattattgataataacagttctcaatttcatttgaaattgagagggagacgtacccacacgcgaggacgacagtggggaacttccttaccaaatctctgcgtatcgtattctttccttatctatctttacgttttcaacagttttgtgatttcagttggtggATTGTGGCTATacatttcgtgatacaatagtggaaagaaaacttctttatataaactccaccattgttcatcattgatcacatacacaccaaatgtttgacaaaactgtcagctgagttttattcattggaatcagaatttagtgataagtgcatttgatttgataatattctggtgttaataTTCTCTATCGTTCctattcaaatccagcaataaattcgcgtgtccggttttctagtagcggttcagattagacggaagtcgattcgggactgtaattttccgctaaatttcaataactctgataagattttttaaatccgtttatttaaaagaggtgatctattcaccccccctctcgatcactagccacaccgtctaacaaaGATTACATTGGCTCCAATATTTGTCAAATTTTCCCTTCATCGCTTTTGCCATTTCTTTCATAAAATCAGATTCATCTTGGATAGCTTGATCTAAAACTAGTTTGATTCGAAATACCTCAGCAAGATATAAGTTAGCAGTTGGATATTCACTACCTGAAATAATATTTGTAACAACATTAAATACCTCTAGCAACTTGGAAACTTTTTCAACCTTTTCCCAATCATCATCATCTGGAAGAGTTGTATAGCTTGGTTCTCGATCTTGAAAACGAGGGAAGACTTCTTTGAATTGCATTGCAACTGACAACATTTGATAGGTGGAGTTCCAATGAGTAGGGCAATCAAGATTTAATTTTTTACCACCAAGCTTTAGTTGTTGAACTATTTGTGAGAATGTTTGCAACCTTGCTTCAGACTGATTGATGAACTTCACACTTTCACGCACGTCTTCAACTATTTTTGCTATTTTCCCAATACCATCTTGAACAAGCAAATTTAGTATATGCGCACAACAACGCACATGAAATAACTTTCCATCTAACACTAATTTCCGGTGCCTTAAAATCAGAACTTTTAACTCTTTCAAACATCTATCGTTGTAATGTGCATTATCCACTGACACactaaatattttattttcaatacCCCAATCTTTAAGACATTTGAAGATAGCATCAGTAATATCAACACCACGCCGAGGAGGAGGAACATGAACAAAACTAAGAATGCGTTTCTGCAAAACCCAGTCAGCATCAATGAAATGGCCACTTAACACCATGTATTCTATCTTCTGATTTTGTGACTTCCATGAATCAGTGGTCAAAAAATCTTATTTACTGTCCTTAAAGTAGACTTCAACTTTTTTCTTTCAGCTTCATAAACAGCAATACAATCATTCTTCAATGTCTTCCGACTAATTTTCTCATATGAAATATTAGAACACTTCATCATAAAATGAAAACCTTCTTCCTCAACAATACTAAATGCATGTTCATGCATCATAATCCAATGTGCGGTGGCTTCTCGTTGTCTTTCATGATCATATTTACCTCCTGAATTCATTAGTAGTGGTCCAGAAAGCTTCTCATCAATCTTGCTTTTTGCTGGCTGAaagtttaattttttttgttgTGCTACTAGCTTCTTGTAAACATGACATGTTTGTTTTAAATGCCTCATCAAATGACTGGTTAATCCACTAGCAACAACAGAATAATTGTTTTTACAGTGTATACATTGCCATTTTTTTCCATTCTTTAATTCCACTTTTTTGAAGTGATCCCAAACTAGAGAAGTTTTCTTCCTCTTGGACTTTTGAATAACAATGTCactgctctcaacattttcttcattcacAACTTCATTTGCCGGTGTTGATTCATTTGTTAGTGGTTCTTCATTAGTATTTGCATTTAAATCAATGATAGGATTCAATACATTTAAACACTCTTCTCCATCTTTTGGTGGTGATTGTGAATCTCCCAATGATTCAAGTGAGGTACTGTATGACATATCTacaatagaaaaataaataaaatcacAAGTTCcattaaaaaaatcattaaaattttTAAATAGAACATAATAAAAAAATTCTCATAACAGAGTTATATATTTAGTTCAAACCAAGAAAAATAGATTCAGAAAGAACATAtacaaaacaaagaaaataaataaaatcctcATAACAGAGTTATAGTTCATTATATACAGGAAGAACATATTCAACATATTCAGAACACAGTAAAAAATGACAAAGCTACTAAAACAATCAGATGATGAGAATAATAATATTTACCTCTATTGAAAAAATTGTTGAATCTGGAAGAAAGAGTTAAAGTTTTTTTCTTCAGAATAGAGAACAAAGACTGAAAATACGTAATATGAAGGATGAAGAAAGTTCTCTAAAACCTAAAATCTAAAAAGGAATACTAAAGGTTTTGCTTTTGGAAAATGCAATACTAATAAATGGGCATATTTAAAATCTTAAAAAtagttaataataataataaagtaaaaaataatataaaaggATACAAATTAAATCATATAAATGGTACAATATTTAAAAAACGTTATTTTTAAAGTGGTGGtagtttaaaaaacaaatttagaaGGAAAAAACGAGAATAATGGAAAAATTAAAATCAAACTCAGAAACCCCAAAAAGAGAAAATGTGTGGCCTACTAGTGTTGAACTCGGGTCATGGAAATTAGGAGACATAAGCCTCAACCTACTAAACCATTTACCTCATCATGTCAAACAATGGTATTTAATGATATATAAGGGGAAAACTAAAATAATGGAGCAAAAAGCAAAATGACATTAACTCAATGCATCATGGATTCTCATGAACAAAAAAATCACTGTTCAATCATCTCTTTCGATATCCCTTGCTTCTTTCCCCACATCACACTCAAATCTCTCTTACTGTATACACATAAATCATCATGCATTGTTCTTTAAAACACACACCAACTTGCATAAATAAAACTCCACCTATTCCTAAGACCAAATAACATCATATATACATGAGAGAAAAAAATCGAAAATCAAAAGAAGTATATGGACTAAAACAAATAAATGGAAGAGAAAATGAGATGAAAATTTTACGGTTGTGTTGTTGCTCCTCTCGCCAACGAGTGAGGTTGTTTCGTGGTATTGTGCATAAATGATGAAGACGgatggaagaagaagaagaagtggATGGGTGGTTGTTAACAATGTATGTTTAAGGTGTGTTGGTGGTTTTTCTATGGTGGAAATGGAGGTCTGTTGGTGGTTTTAAGGAGGCTATTAGAGGTTTAGTGGCGGATAAGAGTTGTGTCCAAGGGTATGCCGTCGGGAGAAGCAAGACAGAGGAAGTACCACTATTGGTGAAGTGAACAAAGGAAGGGGTGTTTCGAAGAGTGGTATGTTTGAGAGGTTCGAGCTGTGGTGAAGGAGGTAAGGATGAAGGTAAGGTTGGGGTATGGTTGTTCAAATTTGGAGAGGGTTGTTGTAAGGGGATCGTCGAGGATGGATTGAGGTGACAAGTGAAGGAACGGTTGGTTGGTGGTGTCGGAGCTGGATGATAGAGGTTACAAGGTGGTTACAGGTTTGTGTAGGTTGGGAAGAAGATGAGGGAAAATGACGGTGGGTTAAGGAGGAGATAAGAGTTAAAGTGGAAGGAAGTTATAAATTAGAAGAGTGAAAAATCGAAACAACAAATGTGTCTTTTTGTTTTTGAGAGTTTTCTTAAGAGAAAAGTTTCAGAGAAACATTTACTAACCCCTGTGTGTGAATCCCTCCTTTTCGTCTTTTTTTTCTTGTCAACCAATGATACTTCCTTCTAttaattttgagaatttttttcTCCCCCCCCCCATATTGCGCCGCGTGTCCCTTTCATTTGAGCAAAAAGCAAAATCCTTATTTGCTAGCCTGTGATCACGTGGTGCTCATTCAATGGATGGTCCCCAAAATGTGGTCCTTCCAAAAAGAATATTTTACCCAATCCCACGTTTTGTGCTTCAACCACAAAATGAGTTGCCAAATTGATCAATGATGAGTTGTCATGAATTGGCCAGATAAAAAGGGATCCAAAGCACAATTAAtggatttaatttgaattaaaaataCTTTCTTTTGATGATTTAAAATAAAATACCACCACACGAAATTAGATGTAAGCAAAAGACCGATTGCTTATATTTAATTACGACAATAATTTTGACTAAAAAATTAAAACAAACGGAcaacaaacaaataaaaatcaGGCGCAAAAGTGATCGAAAAATTAAAATTACTGCACCACAATGATCAACGTGAAATAAACTTTCTCCAGTATAAACTTCACTCTCATCAGAATTATCAAAGACAACTTCCAAAGCACTGTCATAATTATAACTCTCATCCTCACTGTCATCAGAATTTGCATCAACATTCAACACATCTATATTGGTTTTATCAGTATATATCCCATTATGCACCTCACCCACCATCCTTCAACCCATCACCACCTGCACCTCAACGCCATGCCCACCCTCTATAACTATCTCTTCAATAAGCTTTTACAATTATATCTTTTTTCTCATGAATATGACTCTCAACATACTCAGGATTAGTTATTTCCTCAGGAATATGACTCTTAACATACTCAGGTTGGGACAGGTTGGGATAGGTGATGTTGTATATAAACATCAACACTCAAATGGATCCTGCAAAGGTCAACAATGTCTAATGCTCTTTTGTCATCATTTAAGACATTCATCCCAAAGGTGGGGTCATTATATTAAATGGTATATACCTTAATATAACATAGTTCCTTCAGTACACCTACCAACTCACAGTAACTCCACCTATCCATATCAATTTTTAATTCTTCTCATTTTCCTCCTTCATACACAGTTTGTTCATTGTCTATAAATTCACCACCATGATGAGTTTTCAAACACAAGTATTCATCCATTTCTACCTAAGTCCAGGAAAACGTAAAATTAGCTAAggggaaacaaaaacaacacatAACATCATGAACCCTAAACCCTAAAATCAAACACAACCATTCATTCATTCTTACCTAAGGGCGAAAACCCTAAAATGAGAGATACCACAAAAGATTAAACCTTCCAGAAAAATACACCAAAAAGCATTACAAACCCTAAATCCTAAAATCAAAACAATGTAACTAATATTAACCAAGACCACCCTCGTTTTCTCCACCTTCGATTACGCTTTCACCTTCATCTTCACCTTTGCTATCACCTTCGTCTCCGTCGTCTTCTCTGAATATGCTTTCAAGTTTCTCTGTTAGGGTTTTGCTATATTAAGATAcgaagatgaaatgaaaatgacaaaGTTAACATTACTAACTTAAAACTCTCACCAGACTCCAATTCATCAACTAATTTCCACGAGACAAATGATCTAACTAAtcattaaaaaaaaaactaaaatagaTCCGAGATATAGTTAAAACTTACTCCCTCCAtttctttttaagtgtcattttttttgaaaaaaaattattcctttttaattgtcacttgcaaacTTCAATGTAGTATAATTGCACTTTTGTCAAATTTATCCCTAAGTAATTACTATagagaagaaaaataaaatggatgtaataaataattaaaggtATTATAGATAATAGAAAaattattgtttgaaaaataaCCATAATAATTAGTTTTATTGGTACGCGTAAAAAGTCAAAAATTGAGAAATTGAGGGAGTAAATAAGTAAGAAAGATAAAGACTCTGCATTTACTTACCCACTCCATGCAATGATGATGTCCCCTCGATCTCACTTTTTCAATTTAAAGCCTCAAAATGAATAAATCAAACTCCTTTCAAAACCCTCCCAAACTCCATCACCCATGGCGATCATTACAGAACAAGAACCAGATCAACAACCTAAACAATCGCCCAAAACCACACCAACGCAACCACCAAACCAGTTATCTTTCTGGCTATACTTCACTCTCCCCCTCTCTCTCATAACCCTCTACTACCTCTTCACTTCTTTCTCCTCCAATTCCTCACCACAAACATCGTTCCTCAACTTACCCACCACCCTCCGTCAACACTACTCCAATGGCCGCATCATCAAAGTCCAAACTCACCCCAACCAACAACCCGTTAATCTCTTCGTTTTCCAACCACCGGTCACCACTCCACCACCTTCTGAAACCGTTCTTGTTGTACACGGTCAAGCTCTGAGTTCGTACTCCTATAGCAGCGTTGTTGAATCTCTTTGCACGAAAGGTGTTCGTGTTATTGCCATTGATCTCCCGGGTTATGGATTCTCTGATAAATCAGTTGAGGTTTCAGCGGATGGGTTTGATGGGTTTTTTGGGAGGGTTAGTTATGTTTATAGTGAGATTCAAGAGAAGGGTTTTTTCTGGGCTTTTGATCAGATTGTTGAAACGGGTCAGATTCCTTATGAGGAGATTATAAATAGAATGTCTGAGAGGAAAGTAAGCAAGCCTATTGATTTGGGTCCAGAAGAGATTGGAAAAGTTTTGGGAGAGGTTGTTGGTGCATTAGGCTTGGCTCCTGTTCATTTGGTTTTGCATGATTCGGCTTTAGGGTTTAGTGCAAACTGGGTTTCGGAGAATTCGGATTTGGTTTCGAGTTTGACGCTTATTGACACGGGGACTAAAAATTTGGGTGCTTTTCCTGTTTGGGTTTTGAGGGTTCCTTTGATTAGAGAGGTGGTTTTAGGGTTTCCTTCGGTTTTTGCGAAAGTGGTGAATTTTTGCTGTTCTAAGAGAATTGGTGATTTGGATGTTGATGCACATAGGGTGCTGTTGAAGGCTGGGGATGGGAGGAAGGCTGTTGTGGCTATTGGGAAGAATTTGAATTCTAGCTTTGATTTAGCGGAATGGGGTGGTTCTGATGGATTGAAGGATAAGCCAGTGCAAGTGATCTGGTCTAGTGACTGGTCTGAAGAATGGAGCCGGGAAGGGAATCGGGTTGCCGGCGCTCTTCCACGGGCAAAGTTTGTTACGCATTCGGGAGGCCGGTGGGCTCAGGTGTGTACAAAATTTATTGACGATTGTTTTGTATTACTTTTCATGCCTTGTGTTGTGTTTCTATATTTGTGTATGATTTTGTGTTTATTTATTTGTTGTGTGGAATTGTTTAATTGGATTGAAATAAATGCTGGAATAAAA encodes:
- the LOC127129532 gene encoding zinc finger BED domain-containing protein RICESLEEPER 2; this encodes MVGEVHNGIYTDKTNIDVLNVDANSDDSEDESYNYDSALEVVFDNSDESEVYTGESLFHVDHCGASLFSILKKKTLTLSSRFNNFFNRDMSYSTSLESLGDSQSPPKDGEECLNVLNPIIDLNANTNEEPLTNESTPANEVVNEENVESSDIVIQKSKRKKTSLVWDHFKKVELKNGKKWQCIHCKNNYSVVASGLTSHLMRHLKQTCHVYKKLVAQQKKLNFQPAKSKIDEKLSGPLLMNSGGKYDHERQREATAHWIMMHEHAFSIVEEEGFHFMMKCSNISYEKISRKTLKNDCIAVYEAERKKLKSTLRTKRILSFVHVPPPRRGVDITDAIFKCLKDWGIENKIFSVSVDNAHYNDRCLKELKVLILRHRKLVLDGKLFHVRCCAHILNLLVQDGIGKIAKIVEDVRESVKFINQSEARLQTFSQIVQQLKLGGKKLNLDCPTHWNSTYQMLSVAMQFKEVFPRFQDREPSYTTLPDDDDWEKVEKVSKLLEVFNVVTNIISGSEYPTANLYLAEVFRIKLVLDQAIQDESDFMKEMAKAMKGKFDKYWSQCNLC
- the LOC127132361 gene encoding protein AUXIN RESPONSE 4; its protein translation is MAIITEQEPDQQPKQSPKTTPTQPPNQLSFWLYFTLPLSLITLYYLFTSFSSNSSPQTSFLNLPTTLRQHYSNGRIIKVQTHPNQQPVNLFVFQPPVTTPPPSETVLVVHGQALSSYSYSSVVESLCTKGVRVIAIDLPGYGFSDKSVEVSADGFDGFFGRVSYVYSEIQEKGFFWAFDQIVETGQIPYEEIINRMSERKVSKPIDLGPEEIGKVLGEVVGALGLAPVHLVLHDSALGFSANWVSENSDLVSSLTLIDTGTKNLGAFPVWVLRVPLIREVVLGFPSVFAKVVNFCCSKRIGDLDVDAHRVLLKAGDGRKAVVAIGKNLNSSFDLAEWGGSDGLKDKPVQVIWSSDWSEEWSREGNRVAGALPRAKFVTHSGGRWAQEDVAVEIAEKISQFVLSLPKTVRKVEQESPIPDHIQKKLDEANSDDGHDHHHGHGHDRLGEAQIHEAGYMNAYGLGH